A stretch of Dyella sp. BiH032 DNA encodes these proteins:
- a CDS encoding glutathione S-transferase family protein encodes MYTLYIANKNYSSWSMRPWVLLHELGIPFEEKLVRFEGNHNWANFRPFAPNGKVPCLHDGNTVVWDSLGIVEYLAERHPGVWPEDPAARAWARCATAEMHSGFGPLREHASMSCGIRVRLYHLPDTLKTDLARLDELWAEGIRRFGGPFLAGARFTAADAFYAPVAYRIQTYDLPVQPVSSAYAHRLRELSSCRRWYEEALREPWRDSDHEDHTHLAGEWLEDLRVRT; translated from the coding sequence ATGTACACGCTCTACATCGCCAACAAGAACTACTCCTCCTGGTCCATGCGCCCTTGGGTGCTGCTGCACGAGCTGGGCATTCCCTTCGAGGAGAAGCTCGTGCGCTTCGAGGGCAATCACAACTGGGCCAACTTCCGCCCGTTCGCGCCCAACGGCAAGGTGCCCTGTCTGCATGATGGCAACACGGTCGTGTGGGATTCGCTGGGCATTGTCGAGTACCTCGCCGAACGCCATCCCGGCGTGTGGCCGGAAGACCCCGCCGCCCGTGCCTGGGCGCGCTGCGCCACGGCGGAAATGCATTCCGGCTTCGGCCCGCTGCGCGAGCACGCCTCGATGAGCTGCGGCATCCGCGTGCGGCTGTATCACCTGCCGGACACGCTGAAGACCGATCTCGCGCGCCTCGACGAGCTATGGGCCGAAGGTATCCGGCGTTTCGGCGGCCCCTTTCTCGCGGGCGCGCGCTTTACCGCGGCCGACGCCTTCTATGCGCCCGTGGCCTACCGCATCCAGACCTATGACTTGCCAGTGCAGCCGGTGAGCTCCGCCTATGCTCACCGCCTGCGCGAGCTATCTTCCTGCCGCCGCTGGTACGAGGAAGCGCTACGCGAACCCTGGCGCGACAGCGACCACGAAGATCACACCCACCTGGCAGGCGAGTGGCTGGAGGATCTGCGCGTACGGACGTGA
- a CDS encoding TMEM175 family protein has product MSKNASQLERLTFFSDAVFAIAITLLIIEVHVPHVSGGDDAAYWQALAELRPSLFGFMLSFLVIGALWMAHHRVFGMLADYSQKILWPNMFLLMVVAFMPFVTALMSAHPLARVPELFYSGTLLAAGLLQNRLFSLALRAPYVRDDVPAEEVAAARWRSWGMPTSAALSLIAAWFVPGWNNFLLLSIPLLVRLYAAAGRRRTLRLQAAAGA; this is encoded by the coding sequence ATGAGCAAGAACGCCTCGCAACTCGAACGCCTCACCTTCTTCTCCGATGCGGTGTTCGCCATCGCCATCACTTTGCTGATCATCGAGGTGCACGTGCCGCACGTGAGCGGTGGGGACGATGCGGCGTACTGGCAGGCGCTGGCGGAGCTGCGGCCCAGCCTGTTCGGGTTCATGCTGAGCTTTCTGGTGATCGGTGCCTTGTGGATGGCGCATCACCGGGTGTTCGGCATGCTGGCGGATTACAGCCAGAAGATCCTGTGGCCGAACATGTTCCTGCTGATGGTGGTGGCCTTCATGCCGTTCGTGACGGCGCTGATGAGCGCGCATCCGCTGGCGCGGGTGCCGGAGCTGTTCTATTCGGGCACCTTGCTGGCCGCGGGCCTATTGCAGAACCGGCTGTTCTCGCTGGCGCTGCGCGCGCCCTACGTGCGCGACGACGTGCCGGCGGAAGAAGTCGCGGCCGCGCGCTGGCGGTCGTGGGGCATGCCGACGTCCGCCGCGCTGTCGCTGATCGCAGCCTGGTTCGTGCCGGGGTGGAACAATTTCTTGCTGCTCAGCATTCCGCTGCTGGTGCGGTTGTATGCTGCCGCGGGCCGGCGCCGCACGCTTCGCCTGCAGGCGGCTGCCGGCGCCTGA
- a CDS encoding Pr6Pr family membrane protein, whose product MPARFRLFAATAAVLGWFALGLQLLLSIQLTRANGQGALAGVWSYLGFYTVLTNILVAMVLTAGALGPRGAVTRFFGRPDVASMAAMSIVVVGIIYNLLLRQLWHPEGWQLFADVTLHDVMPIAFLLYWWFAVPKTALHWRQIPAWQSYPIAYFAYALARGAVNGWYPYPFLDVAHEGYLQVVINAVMVLLFFITVALVLVGLGRWQARRAAQPATQPI is encoded by the coding sequence ATGCCTGCCCGCTTCCGCCTGTTCGCCGCCACGGCCGCCGTGCTGGGATGGTTCGCGCTCGGCTTGCAGCTGCTGTTGTCGATCCAGCTGACCCGGGCGAACGGCCAGGGCGCGCTGGCCGGGGTGTGGAGCTACCTCGGTTTCTACACCGTGCTGACCAATATCCTGGTGGCGATGGTCCTGACGGCCGGCGCGCTTGGGCCGCGCGGGGCGGTGACGCGGTTTTTCGGGCGTCCGGACGTCGCCTCGATGGCGGCCATGAGCATCGTCGTGGTCGGCATCATCTACAACCTGCTGCTGCGGCAGTTGTGGCATCCCGAGGGTTGGCAACTGTTCGCGGACGTCACCTTGCATGACGTCATGCCGATCGCGTTCCTGCTGTACTGGTGGTTCGCCGTGCCGAAGACCGCGCTGCACTGGCGGCAGATTCCGGCCTGGCAGAGCTACCCCATCGCCTACTTCGCCTATGCCTTGGCGCGCGGTGCGGTGAATGGCTGGTATCCCTATCCTTTCCTGGACGTGGCGCACGAAGGCTACCTGCAGGTGGTGATCAACGCCGTGATGGTGTTGTTGTTCTTCATCACCGTGGCCCTGGTGCTGGTGGGGTTGGGCCGCTGGCAGGCCCGCCGCGCGGCGCAGCCGGCCACCCAGCCGATCTGA
- a CDS encoding cupin domain-containing protein, whose product MALISLAEVADGLPQAWTSKVLARFGGANFKVARMDALAYPDECHDYPEGLLVLDGQMLLQIGGDVVRVGPGELYVVPAGVPHAVAPGSHGTLVILDT is encoded by the coding sequence ATGGCGTTGATCAGCTTGGCCGAGGTGGCCGATGGCTTGCCGCAGGCTTGGACATCGAAAGTGCTGGCGCGCTTCGGCGGCGCCAACTTCAAGGTGGCGCGCATGGACGCATTGGCTTACCCGGACGAGTGCCACGACTATCCGGAGGGCCTGCTGGTACTGGATGGCCAGATGCTGCTTCAGATCGGTGGCGATGTCGTGCGAGTGGGCCCCGGTGAACTGTATGTCGTCCCGGCGGGCGTGCCGCACGCGGTGGCGCCGGGAAGCCACGGGACGCTGGTGATCCTCGACACCTGA